From the Syntrophobacterales bacterium genome, one window contains:
- a CDS encoding B12-binding domain-containing radical SAM protein: protein MVRVDFGKILFVHPLGYAADAAGYDISRMANIMPPLGIASIAAYLKEKDIEGKIVDCNAKPDSDRVIAEYLRDARPAFIGLSCVTANFLDGIRIARMAKGVLPEIKVVFGGHHVSALKEKALEMFPVIDFAVVGEGEQTMAELVENEGEGLSLIGGLIYRENEEGPCFTGYRSRLLDLDTLPFPLYEKLDGYPESYKLPIFNYPATPNSSCTSSRGCPYRCSYCDRSVFPANYRFNSAEYLYEHLRYLKERFGIRHVNLYDDQFTFHRKRVETFARLMVDRPLGVTFNCAVRAEHVDSEVLGYMKEAGCWMISLGIENGDEELLSRHRKNADLDLVAEKIRLIKKAGIIVKGLMMMGLPGETEESVRRSMRYVFSLPIDEINVSKFTPFPGSQLYENVKEFGTFDEDWEKMDCMHFQFIPKGMTRDGMEKLFTLFYKKHILRPKGLWRYFTMIWRSPDSWIRFIRNITAFLRFARTDKRHA from the coding sequence ATGGTTCGCGTAGACTTCGGAAAAATACTATTCGTCCACCCCCTCGGGTATGCGGCGGATGCCGCTGGTTATGATATTTCAAGGATGGCAAATATCATGCCACCTTTGGGTATTGCAAGCATCGCCGCCTATTTAAAAGAAAAGGACATTGAGGGGAAAATTGTAGACTGCAACGCCAAGCCTGACTCTGACCGCGTCATTGCAGAGTACCTGAGGGACGCCCGGCCTGCCTTTATCGGATTAAGCTGTGTCACCGCTAATTTTCTTGATGGCATACGGATTGCCCGTATGGCGAAAGGAGTTCTGCCGGAGATCAAAGTTGTCTTCGGAGGGCATCATGTATCGGCCTTAAAGGAAAAAGCGCTGGAGATGTTTCCCGTCATTGACTTTGCCGTCGTGGGGGAAGGGGAGCAGACGATGGCAGAGCTTGTCGAAAACGAAGGGGAAGGGCTGTCCCTTATCGGGGGTCTGATTTACAGAGAGAACGAAGAAGGACCCTGCTTTACCGGGTATCGCTCCCGGCTTTTAGACCTTGATACGCTTCCGTTTCCCTTGTATGAAAAATTGGACGGCTATCCGGAAAGTTACAAGCTGCCTATATTCAACTACCCGGCCACTCCCAATTCCAGCTGCACATCGAGCCGCGGTTGTCCCTATCGATGTTCCTATTGTGACCGGTCGGTCTTTCCTGCAAATTATCGATTTAATTCGGCTGAATACTTGTATGAACATCTAAGATATTTGAAGGAACGCTTCGGTATAAGGCACGTTAACCTCTATGACGATCAGTTTACTTTCCACCGCAAAAGAGTGGAAACATTTGCGCGTTTGATGGTGGATCGGCCGCTGGGGGTCACCTTCAACTGCGCCGTGCGGGCGGAACATGTCGACTCGGAAGTTCTTGGGTACATGAAAGAAGCAGGATGCTGGATGATCAGTCTCGGCATCGAAAACGGAGATGAAGAACTTCTTTCCCGGCACAGAAAAAATGCAGATCTTGACCTAGTGGCGGAGAAGATACGCCTTATCAAGAAAGCGGGGATTATAGTCAAGGGACTCATGATGATGGGATTGCCGGGCGAAACAGAGGAAAGTGTGCGGAGAAGCATGCGTTATGTGTTTTCCCTTCCAATAGACGAGATAAATGTGTCCAAATTTACTCCTTTCCCCGGTTCACAACTCTATGAGAACGTGAAAGAGTTTGGGACTTTCGATGAGGACTGGGAAAAGATGGACTGTATGCATTTTCAGTTCATTCCTAAAGGTATGACACGGGACGGAATGGAAAAGCTTTTCACCTTGTTTTATAAGAAACACATCCTGCGACCCAAAGGGCTTTGGCGATATTTTACCATGATATGGCGTTCCCCCGACAGTTGGATAAGGTTTATCCGAAATATCACCGCTTTTCTTCGATTCGCACGGACCGACAAACGACATGCGTGA
- a CDS encoding lipid biosynthesis B12-binding/radical SAM protein codes for MSRIFFISSNTMTVPYPVYPLGMAMVASALDLAGHKVMQFDFLAEESSCYRLDTALRTFIPDIVGISLRNIDTVDSFTADTAWALASVKGLMEVVRKATGAPVVLGGAAFSIMPEDILAYLGADHGIVGDGVVLFNWLIEKIERGEQAPAIVRNDSGFHEEEMSFAPLWDKELVRYYTKKSGVVGLQTKRGCPNKCVYCTYPVIEGSHFRCREAGSVIEDILQLKTDHGISTISFTDSVFNDTHDFYLEIAEALLSRDVRIKWSAYFQPGRITRDNVGLLKRAGLYALEVGTDASSDTTLEGLDKPFCFDDVVHFNEACVNEEMPCVHYIMFGGPGETQETIEEGLRNIASLDKCVVIAFSGIRVFPGTQLHAISVKDGIMASQDTLLKPVFYYSPEVDAAHLNETLRSGFRRKKNRIFPPEAFQAKVQLLYRFGDKGPLWHKMISFG; via the coding sequence ATGAGCCGTATATTTTTTATTTCGTCCAATACCATGACCGTTCCCTACCCGGTATATCCCCTGGGGATGGCCATGGTTGCCTCGGCACTTGATTTGGCGGGGCACAAGGTCATGCAGTTCGATTTTCTGGCCGAAGAATCGTCTTGTTACAGGCTTGATACAGCGCTAAGAACCTTCATACCGGACATTGTTGGGATCTCGTTGCGCAATATTGATACCGTAGACTCATTTACCGCGGACACAGCTTGGGCCCTGGCATCAGTGAAGGGTCTGATGGAAGTCGTGAGAAAGGCTACGGGAGCACCGGTTGTTTTAGGGGGGGCGGCTTTTTCTATTATGCCGGAAGATATTCTTGCCTATTTAGGAGCCGACCACGGGATTGTCGGAGATGGGGTGGTCTTGTTTAACTGGCTGATAGAGAAGATTGAACGGGGAGAGCAAGCGCCAGCCATCGTGAGAAACGACAGCGGATTCCATGAAGAGGAAATGTCCTTCGCGCCTCTCTGGGATAAAGAACTGGTCAGGTATTACACGAAGAAGAGCGGCGTTGTTGGACTTCAGACCAAGCGGGGCTGCCCAAACAAGTGCGTGTATTGCACATATCCGGTGATTGAGGGCTCACATTTCCGGTGCCGTGAAGCCGGGTCTGTAATAGAAGATATCTTGCAGCTTAAAACCGATCATGGGATTAGCACAATCTCGTTTACAGACTCTGTATTCAATGATACCCACGATTTCTATCTTGAAATCGCGGAGGCCCTTTTGAGTCGCGATGTCCGCATTAAATGGTCCGCTTATTTTCAGCCTGGAAGGATAACGCGTGACAATGTGGGATTGCTGAAGCGCGCGGGACTCTATGCGCTGGAGGTGGGAACGGATGCTTCGAGTGACACGACTCTAGAAGGACTCGATAAGCCGTTTTGTTTTGACGATGTGGTTCATTTCAATGAAGCCTGCGTTAACGAAGAAATGCCGTGCGTCCATTACATAATGTTCGGAGGTCCCGGAGAGACTCAGGAGACGATAGAGGAAGGGCTGCGCAACATAGCGTCGCTCGACAAGTGTGTGGTTATCGCATTCTCTGGGATAAGGGTATTTCCCGGTACCCAACTCCATGCAATATCGGTAAAGGATGGCATTATGGCCTCACAAGATACCCTTTTGAAGCCTGTGTTTTACTATTCTCCGGAAGTGGATGCCGCGCATCTGAATGAGACCTTGCGGTCTGGCTTCCGTAGAAAGAAAAACAGAATCTTTCCTCCTGAAGCGTTTCAGGCGAAGGTTCAGCTTCTCTACAGGTTCGGTGATAAAGGACCACTCTGGCATAAAATGATCTCTTTCGGATAA
- a CDS encoding beta-ketoacyl-[acyl-carrier-protein] synthase family protein, translating to MREVLIADVGVVTAAGNSLDATWNTIRSGKTAIHEIDRFPIKTYRSRMGGAIPGIKPSGAGSMTGLVLKRLLDQIERIPRDSMIVTATTKAGIDNLEKMKRGLPFEAYDILPYSIGEKVAAKLGATGCTWNVSAACASSTVAVAEGAAMVAYGKAESVLVCCIDVLTEFIFSGFSALQILSPVPCMPFDRGRTGLSPGEGAAFLLLMNPDCARRGDYSAEYIVVGSGISNDAFHITVPDINGRGLVRAVEKAIKAARIGKDEIGGISAHGTGTIHNDLMELNAFRTAFGSACPPLYSIKGCVGHTFGASGGIELAVATRVIAEQTIPPTIGCRNPEPGAEEIVSLSSRPMQGKYMLVTNSGFGGINAAVILKRRILQ from the coding sequence TTGAGAGAAGTCCTGATTGCTGATGTAGGAGTGGTGACCGCAGCAGGGAATAGCCTTGACGCCACATGGAATACCATTAGGTCGGGCAAAACTGCGATCCACGAAATTGACCGTTTTCCGATAAAGACTTACAGATCTCGGATGGGAGGGGCCATCCCCGGCATCAAACCGTCCGGTGCAGGCTCTATGACCGGCCTGGTTCTCAAACGGCTCTTGGACCAGATCGAGAGAATCCCCCGTGATTCCATGATCGTGACCGCTACCACAAAAGCTGGAATTGATAATCTGGAGAAGATGAAAAGAGGCCTGCCCTTTGAGGCGTACGATATTCTCCCATACTCAATCGGAGAGAAAGTAGCAGCGAAACTAGGCGCCACGGGCTGTACATGGAATGTCAGCGCGGCATGCGCGTCGTCGACAGTTGCGGTGGCGGAAGGGGCTGCTATGGTGGCTTATGGAAAAGCGGAGTCTGTCCTTGTGTGTTGTATAGATGTACTGACGGAATTTATATTTTCCGGCTTTTCCGCCCTGCAGATTCTGTCTCCAGTTCCATGTATGCCTTTTGACAGAGGCCGGACGGGACTTTCTCCTGGGGAAGGTGCGGCATTTCTGCTCCTTATGAATCCTGACTGCGCCCGACGGGGAGATTATTCCGCCGAGTATATTGTCGTTGGTTCAGGTATCTCCAATGACGCGTTCCATATTACGGTTCCTGACATCAACGGAAGAGGATTGGTCCGTGCGGTCGAAAAGGCGATCAAGGCGGCACGAATAGGAAAGGATGAGATCGGAGGAATCAGTGCTCACGGTACGGGTACGATCCACAACGACCTCATGGAGCTGAATGCATTTCGGACTGCATTCGGAAGCGCATGCCCTCCGCTTTACTCCATTAAGGGCTGTGTGGGTCATACGTTCGGGGCCTCGGGCGGTATTGAGCTTGCAGTAGCAACGAGGGTGATTGCTGAGCAGACTATTCCTCCTACTATAGGCTGTCGGAACCCGGAACCGGGGGCTGAAGAGATTGTAAGCCTTTCTTCTCGGCCGATGCAAGGCAAATATATGCTCGTCACGAATTCAGGTTTTGGCGGAATCAATGCGGCAGTCATTCTGAAGAGGAGAATATTGCAGTGA
- a CDS encoding acyl-CoA thioesterase, translating to MRRPYFPSKKGDPSPLCVTVERRVRFEETDPLGIVWHGRYASYFEDARGAAGEKYGIGYLDLHRNGIIAPIRIMHSDYHHSLKYNETFTIEGIIHWTEAARINIEYVIRNKDGLLTTTGYTVQIMLDAGENVLLIPPPFYRDFMERWRAGQVV from the coding sequence ATGCGCAGGCCATATTTCCCCTCAAAAAAAGGCGATCCTTCTCCTCTTTGCGTTACCGTTGAGAGGCGGGTCCGGTTTGAAGAGACTGATCCTCTGGGCATCGTCTGGCACGGCCGATACGCGAGTTATTTTGAGGACGCGAGAGGAGCCGCAGGAGAAAAGTACGGCATAGGGTATCTGGATCTGCACAGGAACGGAATCATCGCTCCCATCAGAATCATGCACTCAGATTACCATCATTCGCTCAAATACAACGAAACCTTTACTATTGAAGGGATTATTCACTGGACGGAGGCTGCCAGGATCAATATTGAGTATGTCATACGGAATAAAGATGGTCTCCTGACTACCACAGGATATACGGTGCAGATAATGCTGGATGCGGGAGAAAATGTGCTTCTCATTCCGCCGCCGTTTTACAGGGATTTTATGGAAAGATGGAGAGCAGGGCAGGTCGTTTGA
- a CDS encoding DUF2062 domain-containing protein produces the protein MNQKSPSLMSVESNYNLLVFIVIPVYNHGETLKDVAVRALQVNDNVLVIDDGSTDGGPESIAQLPLTLIRHSGNMGKGAAIMTAIRAAQSMGATHIVTIDADGQHSPEDFLCFAPLIEQYPDAIIVGTRAFDPANTPMLSRFGRVFSNFWLRVQTGQKLKDTQSGFRAYPLSILKWLRPRASRYDFEVEILVRAVWAGIELKEVDISVYYPPRSLRVSHFRLFMDNFRLTVLNTRLTLRAMLPLPHKMFGVTGEEFKKVTILKPIKSLRLLLTGNNSPERLAVAGGLGALIGVLPLIACQNIMTLFAANYFRLNKLMALAAAQICIPPLIPALCIEVGYFIRHGKFLTEVSLETIGYQAAERIFEWFIGSLVLGPVIGILVTITIYITALFLKRVSRECN, from the coding sequence ATGAATCAGAAATCGCCATCACTGATGTCAGTGGAGAGTAATTATAACCTCCTGGTATTCATTGTTATTCCCGTTTACAACCATGGGGAGACTTTGAAGGATGTGGCGGTCCGTGCCCTCCAAGTGAACGACAACGTACTGGTCATTGATGACGGCAGTACGGACGGCGGTCCCGAGAGCATCGCACAGCTTCCTCTGACGCTGATCCGTCATTCTGGGAACATGGGGAAGGGTGCGGCTATTATGACCGCAATCCGTGCGGCACAGAGTATGGGGGCAACGCATATTGTAACCATAGACGCCGACGGCCAGCACAGTCCGGAGGATTTTCTCTGCTTCGCCCCTTTGATTGAGCAATATCCTGATGCGATAATAGTGGGAACACGGGCATTTGATCCAGCGAACACTCCGATGTTATCTAGATTCGGGCGCGTCTTTTCTAATTTCTGGCTGAGGGTCCAGACGGGACAGAAATTGAAGGATACCCAAAGTGGGTTTCGTGCCTACCCTCTTTCCATCCTGAAATGGCTGAGACCGAGGGCGAGCCGTTATGATTTCGAAGTGGAGATTCTTGTAAGGGCGGTATGGGCAGGAATTGAGCTAAAAGAGGTCGATATATCGGTCTATTATCCTCCTCGTTCACTTCGCGTATCCCACTTCCGCCTCTTCATGGATAATTTCCGCCTCACCGTTCTTAATACGAGACTGACCCTGAGGGCAATGCTGCCTCTGCCGCACAAGATGTTTGGAGTAACTGGGGAAGAGTTCAAAAAAGTTACGATACTGAAACCAATTAAATCCTTAAGACTGCTTCTCACAGGTAACAATTCTCCGGAAAGGCTTGCTGTCGCCGGAGGGCTTGGGGCGCTCATCGGTGTCCTCCCCCTCATTGCATGTCAAAATATCATGACGCTTTTTGCAGCCAACTATTTTCGTCTGAATAAACTGATGGCGCTCGCGGCAGCCCAAATATGCATACCTCCGCTGATTCCCGCACTCTGCATTGAAGTCGGATATTTTATACGCCACGGCAAGTTCCTTACCGAAGTCTCCCTGGAGACCATCGGTTACCAGGCCGCTGAACGGATTTTTGAATGGTTCATTGGTTCCCTCGTTCTTGGGCCTGTAATAGGAATTCTTGTCACCATAACCATTTATATAACAGCTTTGTTTCTGAAGAGAGTAAGTCGTGAATGCAACTGA
- a CDS encoding alpha/beta hydrolase, whose amino-acid sequence MAVSADFDTRKQELPVYHPFRSEKARERYLSLYDRRASLWPIPYESKMADTSYGRTFVRVSGPDGALPLVLLPGATSSSLMWAPNIKVLSENFKTYAVDNIYDFGRSVYTRAIRDEEDFAYWLNEFFDALGLGANINLVGMSYGGWIASQYALRFSNRLHKIVLLAPARTVLHFRPSFVLRVPLALLPWRFTVRRFVYWIFEEFARRRGEADVILENVVDDMLAGFQCFKPKRFVQPTVLKKKELRNLKVPMLYMIGEYDKLYSARKAVRRLNKISARIKTEIIPDADHALTIACAEIVNQKILDFLRSS is encoded by the coding sequence ATGGCGGTATCTGCGGATTTTGACACAAGAAAGCAGGAACTGCCGGTTTATCACCCGTTCCGATCGGAGAAGGCAAGAGAAAGGTATCTGAGTCTATACGATCGAAGGGCGAGTCTTTGGCCTATCCCCTATGAATCAAAGATGGCGGATACCTCATACGGCCGTACATTCGTGCGGGTGAGCGGGCCCGATGGCGCCCTACCCCTCGTTTTGCTGCCAGGCGCGACGAGCTCGTCGCTCATGTGGGCTCCCAACATAAAGGTTTTGTCAGAGAATTTCAAGACTTATGCGGTTGACAATATTTATGATTTCGGGAGAAGCGTCTACACTAGGGCCATCCGGGACGAGGAGGACTTTGCGTACTGGCTCAACGAGTTCTTTGATGCGCTGGGTCTTGGAGCTAACATTAACCTCGTAGGTATGTCATATGGAGGTTGGATTGCGAGTCAGTATGCTCTGCGTTTTTCAAACAGACTTCATAAAATAGTGTTACTGGCTCCGGCGCGTACAGTGCTTCACTTTAGACCCTCCTTTGTGCTTCGTGTGCCTCTTGCGCTGCTTCCTTGGCGCTTCACCGTCAGGAGATTTGTATACTGGATATTTGAGGAGTTTGCGCGAAGAAGAGGAGAGGCAGATGTAATCCTTGAGAATGTGGTGGACGATATGCTTGCCGGATTTCAGTGTTTCAAACCAAAACGTTTCGTCCAGCCCACCGTACTGAAGAAGAAAGAACTGAGGAACCTCAAGGTACCCATGCTCTATATGATTGGTGAATACGATAAGCTTTACTCCGCCAGGAAAGCCGTGAGACGCCTCAATAAGATATCTGCCAGGATAAAAACAGAGATTATTCCCGATGCCGACCATGCTCTCACGATTGCCTGTGCGGAAATAGTGAATCAAAAGATACTCGACTTCCTGAGGTCGTCTTGA
- a CDS encoding MMPL family transporter gives MSLFYTIFSRAFEFFSRRKIILYAMIVAVMGLSAVAMRGIRLSEDIKPMLPEGSSDAAIDFRLLQQTPFLQKVVINLKAGPEIDRDGLVEAADRLAKALGEPFYDRVVAGPDLEDPEELFTWFLKASPSLMTESDMTRIGEFLNQETVSLKLQDVRAKLQSSEGWIMKPLLRGDPLGFYMIVLEKIKFMNMFKGMTLKENHFISADGKNTLLIGKTSIKFTDAVGSKDLITYTKRIINANTPSGIAVSFLSGHAYTTANAETIKEDLYVILSCASVTILCLLFLFMRNWRAVFVFLVPTSVVYIATAGILSIYGSISAVTIAFGSVLMGIADDYPIFTYLSLRDMGAYGGTDVARISRPVLFSGITTMATFSALFFSELPGQRQIAMFSIIGITASLIFSLIILPHFIRGLPPTGEYAVRHVPIKGAAYRTAVVTVWVLLIAACLICASRLKFNGDMRAITMVPAAITAMEEELKQTWGDFRGMAMVFTEGMGMESALENNDRLFSYLKRRVPRDEFLSIAPLLPSAHTQEANRLRWETKWSNQNRNIVKRLLDMEGDKEGFSSTAFDLFLKRLEERPLAVTEDGLRKAGLGEAVDSMIIRDGSVVRILTFVPDTPEVSALFKDRADTPFVARFVSNRQFNNTISTAMVKNFIQYIIMASFVIMVFLAALFRNLKKVLLAAVPVATGLIFMFGVMGWRGIEFNLFNIIATILVIGLSVDLGIFMVSRISEGNSRNTNMAVFLGGLTSLVGMGALALARHPAIHSIGVSVLLGMCGAIPTALFVIPALGGSRGPREARGSLQ, from the coding sequence ATGAGCCTGTTTTATACCATATTTTCAAGGGCTTTCGAATTTTTTTCCCGGCGAAAGATAATTCTGTACGCCATGATTGTTGCAGTCATGGGTTTGAGTGCGGTGGCCATGAGAGGTATTCGGCTCAGCGAAGACATAAAGCCGATGCTGCCGGAGGGCAGCTCGGATGCGGCAATAGATTTTAGGCTCCTGCAGCAGACCCCTTTTCTGCAGAAAGTTGTGATAAACCTGAAAGCTGGCCCTGAAATTGACCGGGACGGACTTGTCGAGGCAGCAGACCGGCTGGCCAAGGCATTAGGAGAGCCTTTTTATGACCGGGTAGTTGCCGGTCCGGACCTGGAGGATCCGGAGGAACTTTTTACTTGGTTTCTTAAAGCGAGTCCTTCGCTCATGACGGAATCGGATATGACGAGAATCGGAGAGTTCCTCAATCAAGAGACTGTTTCGTTGAAGCTCCAAGATGTGCGGGCCAAACTCCAATCCTCGGAAGGATGGATCATGAAGCCTCTGCTTCGTGGAGACCCGCTCGGGTTTTATATGATTGTTCTTGAGAAAATCAAATTCATGAACATGTTTAAAGGTATGACTCTAAAAGAGAACCATTTTATAAGCGCCGATGGGAAAAATACGCTTCTGATTGGGAAAACTTCCATCAAGTTTACGGACGCTGTAGGGTCAAAAGATCTTATTACCTACACCAAACGGATCATCAATGCCAATACCCCATCCGGTATTGCGGTCTCCTTTTTAAGTGGACATGCCTATACAACCGCGAATGCGGAGACCATAAAAGAAGACCTCTATGTAATATTGTCCTGCGCGTCCGTTACAATTCTCTGCCTTCTCTTTCTTTTTATGCGGAATTGGAGGGCGGTTTTCGTATTTCTCGTGCCCACATCAGTGGTATATATAGCAACTGCCGGCATCCTTTCCATTTATGGCAGCATTTCTGCCGTAACGATTGCCTTTGGCTCTGTACTTATGGGCATAGCTGATGACTACCCCATTTTTACCTATCTATCCCTAAGAGACATGGGTGCATACGGGGGAACGGATGTGGCGCGCATATCGCGCCCGGTGTTGTTTAGCGGGATAACTACAATGGCGACTTTCAGCGCTCTTTTCTTTTCCGAGCTTCCAGGACAAAGACAGATTGCGATGTTCTCAATCATCGGTATTACAGCCTCCTTGATCTTCTCCCTTATTATCCTGCCTCACTTTATCAGAGGATTGCCGCCTACGGGAGAGTATGCCGTTAGGCACGTGCCAATCAAGGGAGCCGCATACCGGACCGCTGTGGTCACCGTATGGGTACTCCTTATAGCGGCCTGCCTCATATGTGCAAGCCGGCTTAAGTTTAACGGCGATATGCGGGCCATAACCATGGTCCCTGCAGCAATAACCGCTATGGAAGAGGAATTGAAACAGACATGGGGAGATTTTCGCGGAATGGCGATGGTCTTCACGGAAGGAATGGGTATGGAGTCGGCTCTTGAGAATAATGACCGGTTGTTCTCCTACCTCAAGAGAAGAGTTCCTCGTGACGAATTTCTGAGCATTGCTCCTTTGCTGCCGTCTGCGCATACCCAGGAGGCTAACCGACTGCGCTGGGAGACCAAGTGGTCAAATCAAAACAGAAACATAGTGAAAAGGCTGCTCGACATGGAGGGCGATAAGGAAGGTTTCTCCTCCACCGCTTTTGATCTCTTTCTTAAGAGACTTGAAGAGAGACCCCTTGCTGTTACGGAGGACGGCCTTAGAAAAGCGGGACTGGGCGAGGCGGTAGACTCGATGATTATCCGTGACGGATCGGTTGTCCGTATCCTTACGTTCGTGCCCGACACCCCGGAAGTATCGGCCCTTTTCAAGGACAGAGCCGATACGCCGTTTGTGGCTCGTTTTGTTTCGAACCGCCAATTTAATAATACCATCAGCACAGCCATGGTCAAAAATTTTATCCAATATATTATCATGGCATCATTCGTCATAATGGTTTTTCTTGCAGCACTCTTCCGTAATCTGAAAAAAGTCTTGCTCGCGGCCGTTCCTGTCGCCACAGGTCTCATCTTTATGTTCGGTGTAATGGGATGGAGGGGCATTGAGTTCAACCTCTTCAATATTATAGCCACCATACTTGTCATAGGATTAAGTGTGGACCTCGGTATTTTTATGGTGAGCAGAATCTCCGAAGGGAATAGCCGTAACACGAACATGGCGGTGTTCCTGGGTGGGTTAACGAGCCTGGTGGGCATGGGCGCTCTTGCACTCGCGCGGCATCCGGCCATCCACTCAATCGGGGTATCGGTACTCCTGGGCATGTGCGGTGCCATACCTACAGCCCTCTTTGTCATACCGGCGTTGGGTGGTTCCAGGGGACCGCGCGAGGCGAGGGGTTCGCTCCAATAA
- a CDS encoding cobalamin-dependent protein (Presence of a B(12) (cobalamin)-binding domain implies dependence on cobalamin itself, in one of its several forms, or in some unusual lineages, dependence on a cobalamin-like analog.), translating into MKMTLIYPSWPKLQGQTEFHLPPHGPVVLAAEIPADVDLTFIDENVQKIDFSNDTDIVALSVMLTSQLPRAFEISRRFRDMGIPVIFGGIAVMLHSEEVMSHGDCVFLGEAEGRIARMLDDFRRGTLKKVYDYMWDFPDISRVGKARREILDRSMYNYRGIQMLDLVHASRGCKFNCFPCCTGFLGGKQFRPRPIDMVIEEMDSIPNNRLFLVDNSLAQDRQWAIDLFTAMIPLKKKFVCHPILDDDRVLSLAAEAGCWYVYQAVFDTSDVIRNRIRRLKDHGISVEGTIILGMDDQDEDYIKRLVDFLLEIGLDMAEFTILTPFPHSPIRERMEKEGRILSNNWIDYTADKVVFQPKLMTQEKLQEMFYYSWNTFYAGGGYQLKMGELFKKVIRREMGDGTYRRHDVRLKRSFTSRKSSR; encoded by the coding sequence ATGAAAATGACGCTTATCTATCCGTCCTGGCCGAAACTGCAAGGACAGACGGAGTTTCATCTGCCCCCCCACGGACCCGTAGTGTTGGCTGCAGAGATCCCAGCGGACGTTGATCTTACGTTCATTGATGAGAACGTACAGAAGATTGATTTCAGCAATGACACTGATATTGTCGCCCTTTCGGTGATGCTTACCAGCCAACTTCCTAGGGCATTTGAGATATCACGCAGATTCAGAGATATGGGGATCCCGGTTATTTTTGGTGGCATTGCTGTAATGCTCCACAGTGAAGAAGTGATGAGCCATGGGGATTGTGTTTTTCTTGGAGAAGCAGAGGGCAGGATCGCCAGGATGCTTGATGATTTCAGGAGAGGCACCCTCAAGAAGGTGTATGACTACATGTGGGACTTTCCGGACATAAGCCGCGTTGGAAAGGCCAGGCGGGAGATTCTTGACCGCTCTATGTACAATTACCGCGGTATCCAGATGCTTGACCTTGTACATGCGTCGCGGGGATGCAAGTTCAACTGTTTTCCTTGCTGTACAGGATTTCTCGGCGGAAAGCAATTTCGTCCAAGGCCTATCGATATGGTAATTGAAGAAATGGACTCCATCCCGAACAACAGGCTGTTTCTTGTGGACAATTCTCTGGCCCAGGACCGTCAGTGGGCGATAGATCTGTTTACTGCTATGATACCCCTTAAGAAGAAATTTGTCTGTCATCCCATCTTGGACGATGACAGAGTCCTTAGCCTTGCAGCCGAGGCAGGTTGTTGGTACGTGTATCAGGCTGTTTTTGACACTTCAGACGTTATCCGAAACAGAATCAGGAGATTGAAAGATCACGGCATCAGCGTCGAAGGGACCATTATATTGGGGATGGACGATCAGGACGAAGACTATATCAAAAGGCTCGTTGACTTTCTTCTTGAGATAGGACTCGATATGGCGGAATTTACCATCCTTACCCCTTTCCCTCATTCTCCCATACGGGAGCGGATGGAAAAAGAGGGAAGAATACTGAGCAATAACTGGATTGATTATACGGCGGACAAGGTGGTTTTTCAGCCGAAGCTGATGACCCAGGAAAAGCTCCAGGAGATGTTCTATTATTCATGGAATACTTTTTATGCAGGAGGAGGTTACCAGCTAAAAATGGGTGAACTCTTCAAGAAGGTGATCCGCCGTGAAATGGGGGACGGGACATACAGGCGGCATGATGTCAGATTAAAACGCTCCTTTACTTCCAGAAAATCCTCCCGATGA